Proteins encoded by one window of Polaribacter haliotis:
- the pgi gene encoding glucose-6-phosphate isomerase, with protein sequence MALKNINPTKTNAWQKLTDHFNEVENINIKDLYKDANRKADFSLELNDLLVDFSKNRITQETINLLVELANEVDLKDAVEKQFNGEVINVTEGREVLHTALRSNSEDPVLVEGKNVKPQIQTALRKIRSFSNKVISGKWKGYTGKSITDVVNIGIGGSDLGPDMIVESLQYYKNQLTTHFVSNIDGDHVSEIIKNLNPETTLFVIVSKTFTTQETITNAETIKNWFLKSATIFDIPKHFVAVSTNLEAVDNFGIDKANVFPMWNWVGGRFSLWSAVGLSISLSVGFDNYRALLDGAEEMDLHYRNTDFDKNIPVILALLSIWYNNFYGAETEAVLPYTQYLKKLPDYLQQAIMESNGKGVDRNGDKINYQTGTIVWGSTGTNMQHAFMQLVHQGTKLIPCDFIGYKESLYGLTDHHKKLMANYYGQMEALAFGKSKEEVHLELKFSGDEDKIATLLPFKVFEGNRPSNSILFDKLTPHSLGKLVALYEHKIYTQGILWNIYSYDQFGVELGKELAKKLLNKQ encoded by the coding sequence ATGGCATTAAAAAATATCAATCCAACCAAAACAAACGCGTGGCAAAAATTAACAGATCATTTTAATGAAGTTGAAAATATCAACATTAAAGATTTGTATAAAGATGCGAATAGAAAAGCAGACTTTTCTTTAGAATTGAATGATTTATTAGTAGATTTTTCTAAAAACAGAATTACACAAGAAACCATTAATTTATTAGTTGAATTGGCAAATGAAGTCGATTTAAAAGATGCTGTTGAAAAGCAATTTAATGGAGAAGTAATTAACGTAACAGAAGGTAGAGAAGTTTTACATACAGCTTTAAGAAGTAATTCTGAAGACCCAGTTTTAGTTGAAGGAAAAAATGTAAAACCACAAATACAAACCGCTTTAAGAAAAATTAGAAGCTTTAGTAATAAAGTTATTTCTGGAAAATGGAAAGGTTACACAGGAAAATCGATTACAGATGTTGTAAATATTGGTATTGGTGGAAGTGATTTGGGGCCAGATATGATTGTAGAATCACTACAATATTATAAAAACCAATTAACAACACATTTTGTTTCGAATATAGATGGAGATCATGTTTCAGAAATTATTAAAAACTTAAATCCTGAAACTACTTTATTCGTAATCGTTTCCAAAACATTTACAACACAAGAGACAATTACAAATGCAGAAACAATTAAAAACTGGTTTTTAAAATCGGCAACAATTTTCGATATTCCAAAACACTTTGTGGCAGTTTCAACAAATTTAGAAGCAGTAGATAATTTTGGAATAGACAAAGCAAACGTTTTTCCAATGTGGAACTGGGTTGGAGGTCGTTTCTCTCTTTGGTCTGCAGTTGGTTTATCTATTAGTTTATCTGTTGGTTTCGATAATTACCGAGCTTTATTAGATGGAGCAGAAGAAATGGATTTGCATTATAGAAATACAGATTTCGATAAAAACATTCCAGTAATTTTAGCTTTATTAAGCATTTGGTACAATAATTTTTATGGAGCAGAAACAGAAGCAGTTTTACCTTACACACAGTATTTAAAGAAGTTGCCAGATTATTTACAGCAAGCCATTATGGAAAGTAATGGAAAAGGTGTAGATAGAAATGGAGATAAGATAAATTACCAAACAGGAACTATTGTTTGGGGAAGTACAGGAACCAATATGCAACATGCATTTATGCAATTGGTGCACCAAGGAACAAAATTAATTCCTTGCGATTTTATTGGCTATAAAGAATCTTTATACGGTTTAACAGACCATCATAAAAAGTTAATGGCTAATTATTATGGTCAAATGGAAGCATTGGCTTTCGGGAAATCGAAAGAAGAGGTTCATTTAGAATTAAAATTTTCTGGTGATGAAGATAAAATAGCAACATTATTACCTTTTAAAGTCTTCGAAGGAAACAGGCCAAGTAACTCAATTCTTTTCGATAAACTAACACCACACTCTTTAGGTAAATTAGTCGCTTTATACGAACATAAAATCTATACACAAGGTATTCTATGGAATATTTATAGTTACGACCAATTTGGTGTAGAATTAGGAAAGGAATTAGCTAAAAAACTATTAAATAAACAATAG
- a CDS encoding TonB-dependent receptor — MKHFKNLLFVALFFVTATVLGQGVTSSSIGGKITDDKNETLPGANVLAIHTPTGTRYGASTDFDGFFRISNMKSGGPYKITISYVGYKTYIENNIMLGLGGSKKFNISLNEDANALDEIIVRSQNNGIFGADKNGSETNISQKDIQKLPSISRGIADFVRLTPQAQITGDNQISIAGQNNRYNAIYIDGAVNNDVFGLASSGTNGGQTGVNPFSIDAIESFQVSVAPFDVKISGFAGGAISAVTRSGTNNFEGSVYSFFRNENLAGKTPFAISETNRKKLNEFSALTYGLRVGGPIVEDKLFFFVNYERQNDETPQPFDVSNYVGDSNTTDLNNLSDFLQNTYNYNPGGFEDNLNKLESHKLIAKLDWNIDEKHTLSLKHSYVKAEQISANSSNNSNINFYNTAIKFPSVTNSTSLEINSRFSDKISNNFVIGYTSVNDDRDPFGTPFPFVNIEDGEGRIRLGSEQFSTANLLEQSILTITDNVEIFSGKHKITIGTHNEFSSAKNLFFANNFGYYEYDSVSDFIAGGAPSNYQRGYSLISPGAGNDSSGSADFSVAQLGIYFQDEIDITDDFKLSAGLRFDLPIWEDGIANEDFNTRTVSLLGEERLQGARVGKKVSTNVHFSPRVGFNWNVKGESKTQIRGGIGVFTSRLPLVWPGGTYNNNGVTGGYYFTNSGVNSFTADVNNQPVDVLPGSGSVGGDIDLFAPDFKLPQVLKYNLAVDQKLPGGFILSGDFIYNDNISAINYQNINLQDPTTTLTGTGDNRPLWNRGSSGRVDSTYGSIILASNTSEGSSWNTSLSLRKTTPFYGLTGGVTYSYGDSKNIFEGTSSQNKSQWRNQLSVNGKNRSTIGRSQFAQGHRFFSNLSYEYEWNENAKTTVSVFYEGNQGRPYSHIYREGRDLLNDDSRDNALIYIPINQSDIVLKDGENGFTSAEQWAALDKFISNDEYLNSRRGQYAERNAQFAPWSHIIDMKLLQDFSLNIGEKKHTFQATFDIFNFTNLLNKKWGVRKFVSNFGEASVLTNQGFDTDGTTPIFSFNPDNTNILTVDDSGLQSSRWQMQIGIRYIFK, encoded by the coding sequence ATGAAACATTTTAAAAACTTATTATTTGTAGCTTTATTTTTTGTAACAGCGACAGTTTTAGGACAAGGAGTTACTTCATCATCAATAGGTGGTAAAATAACTGACGATAAAAACGAAACTCTACCAGGAGCAAACGTTTTAGCTATTCATACACCAACAGGAACAAGGTATGGTGCATCTACAGATTTTGATGGATTTTTTAGGATTTCTAACATGAAATCTGGAGGGCCATATAAAATAACTATTTCTTATGTTGGTTACAAAACATATATTGAAAATAATATTATGTTAGGTTTAGGTGGCTCAAAGAAATTTAATATTTCTCTTAATGAAGATGCTAATGCATTAGACGAGATTATTGTAAGATCTCAAAATAATGGAATATTTGGAGCTGATAAAAACGGTTCTGAGACAAATATTTCTCAAAAAGATATTCAAAAATTACCTTCTATATCAAGAGGTATTGCAGATTTTGTTAGATTAACTCCACAAGCTCAAATAACTGGAGATAACCAAATTTCAATTGCTGGTCAAAATAATAGATATAATGCTATTTATATTGATGGTGCTGTTAATAACGATGTGTTTGGTTTGGCAAGTTCTGGAACAAATGGAGGGCAGACAGGTGTTAACCCTTTTTCTATAGATGCTATTGAATCTTTTCAAGTAAGTGTAGCACCATTTGATGTTAAGATTTCTGGATTTGCTGGTGGAGCAATTAGTGCAGTAACTAGATCAGGAACAAACAATTTTGAAGGATCTGTTTATTCTTTTTTCAGAAATGAAAATTTAGCAGGTAAAACACCGTTTGCAATTTCAGAAACGAATAGAAAAAAATTAAATGAATTTTCTGCTTTAACTTATGGTTTAAGAGTTGGTGGTCCAATTGTAGAGGATAAATTATTCTTTTTTGTTAATTATGAAAGACAAAATGATGAAACTCCTCAACCATTTGATGTCTCTAATTATGTAGGAGACTCAAATACTACAGATTTAAATAACTTAAGTGATTTTTTACAAAATACATATAACTATAATCCAGGTGGTTTTGAAGATAACTTAAATAAGTTAGAAAGCCATAAATTAATTGCGAAGTTAGATTGGAATATAGATGAAAAACACACTTTATCTCTTAAACACTCTTATGTAAAAGCAGAGCAAATAAGTGCTAATTCTTCAAATAATTCTAATATTAACTTTTACAATACAGCAATTAAATTTCCTTCTGTAACAAACTCTACTTCATTAGAGATTAACTCTAGATTTAGCGATAAAATTTCAAATAACTTTGTAATTGGTTATACATCTGTAAATGATGATAGAGATCCTTTTGGAACTCCTTTTCCTTTTGTTAATATTGAAGATGGTGAAGGAAGAATTAGATTAGGTTCTGAACAATTTTCTACGGCTAATTTATTAGAACAATCTATCTTAACAATTACAGATAATGTAGAAATATTTTCTGGAAAGCACAAAATAACAATAGGTACTCATAACGAATTTTCTTCTGCAAAAAACTTATTTTTTGCAAATAATTTTGGGTATTACGAATATGATTCTGTATCTGACTTTATTGCAGGAGGAGCACCTTCAAATTATCAAAGAGGTTACTCTTTAATATCTCCTGGAGCTGGAAACGATTCTAGTGGTTCTGCAGATTTTAGCGTAGCTCAATTAGGAATTTATTTTCAAGATGAAATAGATATTACAGATGATTTTAAACTTTCTGCTGGTCTTCGTTTTGATCTTCCTATTTGGGAAGATGGTATTGCCAATGAAGATTTTAATACTAGAACAGTTTCATTACTAGGAGAAGAAAGATTACAAGGAGCTAGAGTAGGTAAAAAAGTAAGTACTAATGTTCATTTTTCACCAAGAGTTGGTTTTAATTGGAATGTAAAAGGAGAATCTAAGACACAAATTAGAGGAGGTATTGGAGTATTTACTTCTAGATTACCTTTAGTTTGGCCAGGTGGAACTTACAATAACAATGGTGTTACAGGAGGTTATTATTTTACAAATAGTGGAGTAAATTCATTTACAGCAGATGTTAATAATCAACCAGTTGATGTATTACCAGGCTCTGGAAGTGTAGGTGGAGATATAGATTTATTTGCGCCAGATTTTAAACTACCTCAAGTATTAAAATATAACCTTGCAGTTGACCAAAAATTACCTGGAGGATTTATTTTAAGTGGAGATTTTATTTATAACGATAATATTTCTGCAATTAACTATCAAAATATAAATTTACAAGACCCAACAACTACTTTAACAGGAACTGGTGACAATAGACCACTTTGGAATAGAGGAAGTAGTGGTAGAGTTGATAGTACTTATGGATCTATTATTTTAGCATCTAATACATCTGAAGGAAGTTCTTGGAACACATCTTTATCATTAAGAAAAACAACACCTTTTTATGGTCTTACAGGTGGAGTAACTTATAGTTATGGAGATTCAAAAAATATTTTTGAAGGAACTAGTTCTCAAAATAAATCTCAATGGAGAAACCAATTATCTGTAAATGGAAAAAATAGATCTACTATTGGTAGATCACAATTTGCTCAAGGTCATAGATTCTTCTCAAATTTATCTTATGAATATGAATGGAATGAGAATGCTAAAACAACTGTTTCTGTTTTCTATGAAGGAAATCAAGGAAGACCTTATTCTCATATTTATAGAGAAGGAAGAGATCTATTAAACGACGATTCTCGTGATAATGCATTAATTTATATTCCTATAAATCAAAGCGATATTGTTTTAAAAGATGGAGAAAATGGATTTACATCTGCAGAACAATGGGCTGCATTGGATAAATTTATTAGTAATGACGAATATTTAAACTCTAGAAGAGGTCAATATGCAGAAAGAAATGCACAATTCGCACCTTGGAGTCATATAATAGATATGAAATTATTACAAGATTTTTCATTAAACATTGGCGAGAAAAAGCACACATTTCAAGCAACTTTTGATATTTTTAATTTCACAAATTTATTGAATAAAAAATGGGGTGTAAGAAAATTTGTTTCTAATTTCGGTGAAGCTTCAGTTTTAACCAATCAAGGTTTTGATACTGATGGAACTACTC